In the genome of Saccharomonospora viridis DSM 43017, one region contains:
- a CDS encoding ESX secretion-associated protein EspG — protein MPGGGVVLSTLEFDVLWEHLGLPQRHVALDVPSPGVTYTERARFVEQAWDSLAARGLVQGRETTVELGDLLHLLARPQLSVDVWVWTDRQISGLAACTGQQAVLGVVDGDEVWLIPARDSALAASAVSVAGELGPGVGRSVSLPHDVLVAADAEARGDAKALATALEDRGVELWQAQELAGMLFGTVTRGQFGAQRLARDGRTRRAGRVVAFYDTDAGRYLFQVAPGGDGRDWATVTPADNALLAQRVWELLDEV, from the coding sequence ATGCCGGGCGGCGGCGTGGTGTTGTCCACGTTGGAGTTCGACGTGCTGTGGGAACACCTGGGGTTGCCGCAACGTCATGTGGCCCTTGACGTGCCAAGCCCTGGGGTCACGTACACCGAACGCGCCCGATTCGTCGAACAGGCGTGGGATTCACTCGCTGCGCGCGGACTCGTCCAGGGTCGCGAGACGACGGTGGAACTCGGCGACCTGTTGCATCTGCTGGCCAGGCCGCAGCTGAGTGTCGATGTGTGGGTGTGGACGGACAGGCAGATCTCCGGCCTCGCCGCCTGTACGGGGCAGCAGGCCGTGCTCGGTGTCGTCGACGGCGATGAGGTGTGGCTCATCCCCGCCCGGGATTCGGCGCTCGCGGCGTCGGCCGTGTCCGTGGCGGGGGAACTCGGGCCTGGCGTGGGGCGCTCGGTGAGTCTGCCGCACGACGTTCTGGTGGCCGCCGACGCCGAGGCCCGCGGGGACGCGAAAGCACTCGCCACGGCGTTGGAGGACCGGGGCGTCGAGCTGTGGCAGGCCCAGGAGCTGGCCGGGATGCTGTTCGGCACGGTCACGCGTGGCCAGTTCGGTGCGCAACGGCTTGCTCGCGACGGCCGGACTCGTCGGGCCGGAAGGGTGGTGGCGTTCTACGACACCGATGCCGGTCGATACCTGTTCCAAGTCGCCCCGGGCGGGGATGGACGTGACTGGGCGACGGTGACACCGGCCGACAACGCGTTGCTCGCTCAGCGGGTGTGGGAGTTGCTCGACGAGGTCTGA
- a CDS encoding PPE domain-containing protein encodes MNDVDIVAQAERIRDHRFTGYTNNMLAQEIELFKNGRGIAGLSEAVAALKAVAQALSETDDTLRTELAKLGVEWSSTAGERAASAVEREAEFSEEANQKVNHSAELIFAQGEAFNRTLHSLPEPEELRGATGDYNVSDFSFSLLGFETDHVRKLKRVMEARAQALQALDTYARESGEKLLEVPELRAPDRFIAEISQPVPESIDAGGAPGDATATASASKAAGPTTSTAPVAPPSSGAAQSSTTGSGSAVAPSSAAAPVTGAPLPGAGTSVPSSGARAVTPPSPGTSAPGAASNSATGPSSVSGAAGATGGAPIGYAGGVRGPEDASRSQRAPASQQGVGNPAVPGGQDMRAAGSDRMAKSPAGVGGASAGSVGSAPHTGGGVSGKPVSGGPGGTSLGKPAPDGPEALLGRGMSTGAVQPPPNPVSGGAVGETSETTAHSGPSLNDVGGGIAALGAGGIAGALSGGDRSGRGVGRSAPGAARSPHPLSVGDLPEEEARVQRSSERLNPDGTGRRNAFLEKAVPGEEDDEHVRRFGVDDNDLFTDQRMVAPDVIGEDSSDGQW; translated from the coding sequence ATGAACGACGTCGACATCGTGGCCCAGGCCGAGAGGATCCGGGACCATCGGTTCACCGGCTACACCAACAACATGCTCGCCCAGGAGATCGAGCTGTTCAAAAACGGCCGGGGCATCGCGGGGCTGTCCGAAGCGGTCGCCGCGCTGAAGGCCGTGGCGCAGGCGTTGTCGGAGACGGACGACACGTTGCGCACCGAACTCGCCAAACTCGGGGTGGAGTGGAGTAGTACCGCGGGGGAACGGGCGGCTTCGGCCGTCGAGCGGGAGGCCGAGTTCTCCGAGGAGGCGAACCAGAAGGTCAACCACTCCGCCGAACTGATCTTCGCGCAGGGCGAGGCGTTCAACAGGACGTTGCACTCGTTGCCCGAACCGGAGGAACTGCGGGGGGCGACCGGCGACTACAACGTCTCTGACTTCTCCTTCAGCCTGCTCGGTTTCGAGACCGACCACGTTCGCAAGCTCAAGCGTGTGATGGAGGCGCGGGCGCAAGCGCTTCAGGCATTGGACACCTACGCCAGGGAAAGCGGCGAGAAACTGCTGGAGGTCCCCGAACTACGGGCGCCGGACCGCTTCATCGCCGAGATCTCCCAGCCGGTCCCCGAATCGATCGACGCGGGTGGTGCTCCGGGGGATGCGACCGCGACGGCGAGCGCGTCGAAGGCCGCGGGTCCGACCACGTCGACCGCTCCCGTGGCGCCACCGTCGTCTGGAGCGGCGCAGTCGAGTACCACGGGCAGCGGCAGTGCGGTCGCTCCCTCGTCCGCGGCGGCCCCCGTGACCGGTGCTCCCTTGCCGGGGGCGGGAACGTCGGTGCCGAGCAGCGGCGCGCGTGCCGTGACGCCGCCGTCCCCGGGGACTTCGGCCCCCGGGGCTGCTTCGAACAGTGCCACGGGTCCGTCGTCGGTGTCCGGAGCGGCTGGAGCGACCGGTGGCGCCCCGATCGGATATGCGGGTGGTGTGCGTGGTCCCGAGGACGCCTCCCGTTCGCAGCGTGCTCCCGCGAGCCAACAGGGCGTCGGTAATCCGGCCGTCCCAGGTGGTCAGGACATGCGTGCCGCTGGTTCGGACCGAATGGCGAAGTCCCCGGCCGGTGTGGGCGGTGCTTCGGCGGGATCGGTCGGTTCGGCACCACACACCGGCGGTGGTGTGTCTGGGAAACCCGTGTCGGGTGGGCCGGGCGGAACATCGCTTGGAAAACCCGCGCCCGACGGGCCGGAGGCGCTCCTCGGTCGCGGCATGTCCACCGGAGCGGTACAGCCTCCACCGAATCCCGTGTCCGGCGGCGCCGTGGGTGAGACTTCGGAAACCACGGCGCACAGTGGACCGTCTTTGAACGACGTCGGTGGGGGAATCGCGGCGCTGGGAGCCGGTGGTATCGCCGGTGCGCTGAGCGGTGGCGACCGTTCGGGTCGCGGTGTCGGACGCAGTGCCCCCGGGGCCGCACGATCACCGCATCCGCTCTCCGTCGGCGACCTGCCGGAGGAGGAAGCCCGAGTGCAGCGCAGTTCCGAACGACTGAACCCCGACGGTACGGGACGGCGGAACGCGTTCCTGGAGAAAGCGGTGCCCGGCGAGGAGGACGACGAGCACGTGCGCCGGTTCGGGGTCGACGACAACGACCTGTTCACCGATCAACGTATGGTGGCGCCTGACGTGATCGGCGAGGACAGTTCGGACGGTCAGTGGTGA
- a CDS encoding PE domain-containing protein, which yields MSGQPAKSPWGFWGWESDQGVPGAAPAVPEVPGLPVVKDITVSPDKIVAVADVIEEQAKALERKVTEHVGALSIESPADDIVSQEAAEAWNAVISSGENSYRSRVMAYVHGLHDLAEQLRAAGRKYLAEDEDNAATVREAGGS from the coding sequence GTGTCAGGACAACCCGCGAAGTCGCCGTGGGGGTTCTGGGGATGGGAAAGCGACCAGGGCGTGCCAGGCGCGGCACCGGCCGTTCCCGAGGTGCCGGGGCTTCCCGTCGTCAAGGACATCACGGTCTCCCCCGACAAGATCGTCGCCGTGGCCGACGTGATCGAGGAACAGGCGAAGGCCCTGGAACGTAAGGTGACCGAGCACGTGGGCGCGCTGAGCATCGAATCCCCTGCCGACGACATCGTGTCACAGGAAGCAGCCGAGGCGTGGAACGCCGTCATCAGCAGCGGTGAGAACTCGTATCGCAGCCGGGTCATGGCGTACGTGCACGGACTGCACGATCTGGCCGAACAGCTTCGCGCCGCAGGACGCAAGTATCTCGCGGAGGACGAGGACAACGCGGCGACTGTGCGCGAGGCCGGAGGCAGCTAG
- the purD gene encoding phosphoribosylamine--glycine ligase translates to MRVLVIGSGAREHALVLAASHDPAVTALACAPGNAGTAGIAETLGVEQTDPAAIAELAVSWKADLVVIGPEVPLVLGAADAVRAAGVPCFGPSAQAARIEGSKSFAKEIMAAAGVPTARSEVVDSPADLDAALARFGPTWVVKDDGLAAGKGVVVTPDLEQARKHALMLLDGGHPVVLESFLDGPEASLFCLVDGSTVVPLLPAQDFKRVGDGDAGPNTGGMGAYAPLPWAPPDLVDTVVSGIVRPVVDELARRGSPFSGLLYTGLALTSSGPQVIEFNCRFGDPETQAVLALLRSPLAQLLHATATGTLAEQPPLEWADGAAVTVVVAADGYPGRPRTGDVITGSEGEGVLHAGTRRREDGAVVSSGGRVLSVVGVGADLAAAREQAYERVGRINLPGSHHRSDIAARAVRGELSVPEPARPTESA, encoded by the coding sequence GTGCGCGTCCTGGTTATCGGTTCCGGAGCCCGTGAACATGCTCTTGTCCTCGCCGCGTCCCACGATCCGGCGGTGACGGCGCTCGCCTGTGCGCCGGGTAACGCCGGGACGGCCGGGATCGCCGAGACACTCGGGGTGGAACAGACCGATCCCGCGGCCATCGCCGAACTCGCGGTGTCCTGGAAGGCCGATCTGGTGGTGATCGGGCCCGAGGTGCCGCTGGTGTTGGGGGCGGCCGACGCCGTGCGTGCCGCAGGCGTGCCGTGCTTCGGGCCGAGTGCGCAGGCGGCGCGGATCGAGGGGTCGAAGTCGTTCGCCAAGGAGATCATGGCCGCGGCCGGGGTGCCGACCGCACGCAGCGAGGTGGTGGACAGTCCGGCGGACCTCGATGCGGCGCTGGCGAGGTTCGGCCCGACGTGGGTGGTGAAGGACGACGGTCTCGCCGCGGGCAAGGGCGTGGTGGTCACCCCTGACCTGGAACAGGCCCGGAAGCACGCGCTGATGTTGTTGGACGGCGGTCACCCGGTGGTGTTGGAGTCGTTCCTGGACGGCCCCGAGGCGTCGCTGTTCTGCCTCGTCGACGGGAGCACCGTCGTGCCGTTGCTGCCGGCGCAGGATTTCAAACGGGTCGGTGACGGTGACGCCGGTCCCAACACCGGTGGTATGGGCGCGTACGCGCCGTTGCCGTGGGCGCCGCCCGATCTGGTCGACACGGTGGTGTCCGGGATCGTGCGTCCCGTGGTGGACGAGTTGGCACGGCGGGGTTCACCGTTCTCGGGGCTGCTGTACACGGGGTTGGCGCTGACGTCGTCGGGCCCGCAGGTGATCGAGTTCAACTGCCGGTTCGGGGATCCCGAGACGCAGGCGGTGCTGGCGCTGTTGCGGTCGCCGCTGGCGCAGCTGCTGCATGCGACGGCGACGGGGACGTTGGCCGAGCAGCCGCCGCTTGAGTGGGCCGACGGTGCCGCGGTGACGGTCGTCGTGGCCGCCGACGGCTACCCGGGTCGTCCGCGCACCGGGGACGTGATCACGGGCAGTGAGGGCGAGGGCGTGCTGCACGCGGGCACGCGCCGTCGTGAGGACGGCGCGGTGGTGTCCAGCGGTGGTCGGGTGCTGTCGGTGGTGGGTGTCGGTGCCGATCTGGCGGCCGCGCGGGAACAGGCGTACGAGCGGGTGGGCAGGATCAACCTGCCGGGTTCGCATCACCGTTCGGACATCGCCGCTCGCGCCGTCCGAGGGGAGCTGTCGGTTCCGGAACCGGCGCGGCCGACGGAGTCGGCGTAG
- a CDS encoding glycerophosphodiester phosphodiesterase, whose amino-acid sequence MRRKLALLTMCGLVVLGITTTAPAHATGDERFPEVETTRRGGPPDPGEDVLVIGHRGASGYRPEHTLAAYELAARMGADYIEPDLVTTADGVLVARHEPEIGGTTDVAQRPEFADRKTTKIVDGTPVTGWFAEDFTLAELKTLRAVERIPELRPHNTIYDGRFEIPTFQEVVDLSRRLSRELGRPIGLYIETKHPTYFAEQGLPLEPALVKALDRNGLNRPNAKVYVQSFEVGNLKQLDRKLRVPLVQLVGASGAPYDFVHSGDPRTYDDLVTRKGLAEIARYADGLGPALDRVIPRTDDGGLGEPTALVDDAHRVGLDVHPWTFRAENEFLPTDLRSSGDPAEWGDVFGLYEAFLATGVDGVFADHPDIAVEALRSARTTGTRGATETVEATVGG is encoded by the coding sequence ATGCGGAGGAAACTGGCGCTGCTGACCATGTGCGGCCTCGTCGTGCTCGGCATCACCACCACTGCACCGGCACACGCCACAGGCGATGAGCGCTTCCCGGAAGTCGAGACCACCCGACGCGGCGGTCCCCCTGACCCTGGGGAGGACGTCCTCGTCATCGGACACCGAGGCGCATCGGGTTACCGCCCCGAACACACGCTCGCCGCCTACGAACTGGCGGCGCGCATGGGCGCCGACTACATCGAGCCCGACCTCGTCACCACCGCCGACGGCGTACTCGTCGCCCGGCACGAACCCGAGATCGGCGGCACCACCGACGTCGCCCAACGTCCCGAGTTCGCCGACCGCAAAACCACCAAGATCGTGGACGGCACACCGGTGACCGGGTGGTTCGCCGAGGACTTCACACTCGCCGAACTCAAAACCCTGCGCGCGGTCGAACGAATCCCCGAGCTACGGCCCCACAACACCATCTACGACGGTCGCTTCGAGATCCCGACGTTCCAGGAGGTCGTGGACCTGTCCCGACGGCTGTCCCGGGAGCTGGGGCGTCCGATCGGTCTGTACATCGAGACCAAGCACCCGACCTACTTCGCCGAACAGGGCCTTCCCCTCGAACCGGCCCTGGTCAAGGCCCTCGACCGGAACGGACTCAACCGACCCAACGCCAAGGTCTACGTGCAGTCGTTCGAGGTCGGGAACCTCAAACAGCTCGACCGCAAGCTGCGGGTGCCGCTCGTGCAGTTGGTGGGTGCGTCCGGGGCCCCGTACGACTTCGTGCACTCCGGGGACCCGCGTACCTACGACGACCTCGTGACGCGGAAGGGGCTGGCCGAGATCGCCCGCTACGCCGACGGACTCGGCCCGGCCCTGGACCGCGTCATCCCGCGCACGGACGACGGCGGCCTCGGCGAGCCGACGGCGCTCGTCGACGACGCGCACCGAGTGGGGTTGGACGTGCACCCGTGGACGTTCCGAGCGGAGAACGAGTTCCTGCCCACCGACCTGCGATCGTCCGGCGACCCGGCGGAATGGGGTGACGTCTTCGGCCTCTACGAGGCGTTTCTGGCCACCGGCGTCGACGGCGTGTTCGCCGACCACCCGGACATCGCCGTGGAGGCCTTGCGGAGCGCGAGAACCACGGGGACCCGGGGAGCCACGGAGACCGTGGAAGCCACCGTGGGGGGTTGA